The segment AAGAAAGAAGCGTTGAATAAACACAAGGAAATTGAGAAGCTCAATAAATTTTTCCGTGGCATCAAAACCATGAAGCAACTTCCCGATGCTCTGTTTATTATCGATACGCGCAAGGAAAGAATTGCCTTGTCGGAAGCCAATAAGCTGGGAATTAAAACCATTGCTCTGGTGGACACCAATTGTGACCCCTACGGTGTTGATTTACCCATCCCCGGAAATGATGACGCCATCCGCTCCATCAAATTGTTCACTCAGCGGATCGCAGATGTGTTGCTGGAAGAACAGGAAATAAAAAAAGCGCGACAGAAGGATGATCAAGAAACTCCTGTTGTACCGATGGCGGCGGAGTTTACAGATACCAAGCGAAAAAGGTCTGCCTCGAAGGCTGGTGGCGAAGCAAAATAAAGAGGGCTGACCCCGACCTGTTCGATCGTGGATACGGACGCTTGGGTTCGATTCGGTAAACCGTTCCGATACAATTAATATTCTCTCGAAGCCGGAATTCATCCAAGGCTCTTTAATGTTGTTTTGGGTGCCTTTCCGGGCAGAGATGAGCGCATACTTTGTAGTTGTTTGAACGGCGCTGTTGCGAAAAAAATAAATAAACCAATTTGAGTCATGAGGAGTTAAGTACGGATGGAAATCACCGCGATGATGGTAAAGGAATTACGCGCGAAATCAGGCGCGGGTATCATGGAATGCAAGGGCGCTCTGAAAGAAGCTGATGGCGATATTGAAGAGGCCGTTACTGTGCTCAGGAAAAAAGGATTGGCCAAGGCAGGCAAGGTAATGGGACGGGAAGCCGGCGACGGGGCAATCGGTAGCTATATTCACCCCGGAAACAAAATAGGCGTCATGTTGCAACTGCATTGTGAAACGGATTTTGTCGCCAACACCGAAGACTTTCAGGGACTGCTGAGAGATATCTGCATGCATATTGCCGCTTCAAAATCCAGATACGCATCCAGGGACGAAGTGACTCAGGAAGATCTGGATAAGGAGCGCGAGATATTTGCTCATCAGGCCAAAGAGTCTGGCAAGCCTGAAAATATTATCGATAAGATTGTTGAAGGCAAGATGGAAAAGTTTTATGAGGAAAATTGTCTTTTGGATCAGCCTTATATCAAAGAGACCAGTCTCACCGTCGGAGAAATGA is part of the Nitrospinota bacterium genome and harbors:
- the rpsB gene encoding 30S ribosomal protein S2, which encodes MSEVTMKSLLQAGVHFGHQTTRWNPKMKKFIYGTRNGIHIVDLQQTLKKFQEAEQYVRELARAGKTILFVATKKQAQELIAEEATRCGMFYINQRWLGGTMTNFLTIRKSVERLRELERMEEENEFDRLHKKEALNKHKEIEKLNKFFRGIKTMKQLPDALFIIDTRKERIALSEANKLGIKTIALVDTNCDPYGVDLPIPGNDDAIRSIKLFTQRIADVLLEEQEIKKARQKDDQETPVVPMAAEFTDTKRKRSASKAGGEAK
- a CDS encoding translation elongation factor Ts, producing MEITAMMVKELRAKSGAGIMECKGALKEADGDIEEAVTVLRKKGLAKAGKVMGREAGDGAIGSYIHPGNKIGVMLQLHCETDFVANTEDFQGLLRDICMHIAASKSRYASRDEVTQEDLDKEREIFAHQAKESGKPENIIDKIVEGKMEKFYEENCLLDQPYIKETSLTVGEMIKQRIAIFGENITVGKFSRFEISK